Proteins from a genomic interval of Chloroflexota bacterium:
- a CDS encoding HI0074 family nucleotidyltransferase substrate-binding subunit produces MKLDLTPLENAVTQLEDSLVQYESNIVRQYPTIQNQMRAGAIQAFEFTYELSVKMIRRYLEQISANPEEVDQLDFRNLLRMARQQGLLHSEPDAWMRYRADRGATSHAYNEARAERVFQGISEFLREARYLLKELQEKNERLD; encoded by the coding sequence ATGAAGCTGGATTTGACACCGCTGGAAAATGCGGTGACGCAATTGGAAGATTCGCTCGTTCAGTACGAGTCCAACATAGTACGGCAGTATCCGACGATCCAAAACCAAATGAGGGCCGGGGCTATCCAGGCATTTGAATTCACCTACGAACTCAGCGTCAAGATGATACGGCGCTACTTGGAACAGATTTCGGCCAATCCTGAGGAGGTAGATCAGCTGGACTTTCGGAACTTGCTCAGAATGGCGAGGCAACAGGGGTTGTTGCATTCCGAACCAGACGCTTGGATGCGGTATCGCGCTGATCGTGGCGCCACCAGCCATGCCTACAACGAGGCGAGGGCCGAGAGGGTCTTTCAAGGCATCTCGGAGTTTCTGCGGGAGGCCCGTTATTTGCTCAAGGAATTGCAGGAAAAGAATGAACGCCTCGACTAG
- a CDS encoding creatininase family protein yields the protein MKLARAPNAAAIMPTAAIEQHGPHNPIGLDTMCCMAVARGAAEAVGDLDVLVSPPLHFGSSDHHRPFPGVLTLRNSTFSLVLLELLESLVLSGYRRILILNGHGGNIQLIQQAARDFVLEHPDVRVAAGAYWDIARRRLEAVEASRPVHAPGHGGNFETSVMLHLHPELVLDELLPIEHADRDDPRSSGWPKLRMSTMGRSVNVADVVYMSFPGARITGLSDDARAATAELGRQYYEIAVEMTARLIRTIALLNSISEGIGPQIRPKCAAGRRARAGTPMVVSRLPRLDPTPRAACGLLCPQPEQSQRFQ from the coding sequence ATGAAGTTGGCGCGCGCGCCCAATGCCGCGGCGATCATGCCGACGGCAGCGATCGAGCAGCACGGCCCCCACAACCCGATCGGCCTGGACACGATGTGCTGCATGGCGGTGGCGCGCGGGGCGGCGGAGGCGGTCGGCGATCTGGACGTGCTGGTGAGCCCGCCGCTGCATTTCGGCAGTTCCGATCATCACCGGCCGTTTCCGGGGGTGCTGACGCTGCGGAACAGCACGTTCAGCCTGGTTCTGCTGGAACTGCTGGAGAGCCTGGTGCTTTCGGGCTACCGCCGCATCCTGATCCTGAACGGGCACGGCGGCAATATCCAGCTGATCCAGCAGGCGGCGCGAGATTTTGTGCTGGAGCACCCGGACGTTCGCGTGGCGGCCGGCGCCTATTGGGACATCGCGCGGCGGCGACTGGAGGCGGTTGAGGCGAGCCGGCCGGTGCACGCACCCGGTCATGGGGGCAACTTTGAAACATCGGTGATGCTGCACCTGCATCCGGAACTGGTGCTGGACGAGCTGCTGCCGATCGAGCACGCGGACCGGGACGATCCACGCAGCTCGGGCTGGCCGAAACTGAGGATGTCGACGATGGGCAGGTCCGTCAACGTGGCGGACGTAGTGTACATGTCGTTTCCAGGCGCCCGAATCACCGGGTTGAGTGACGACGCACGGGCCGCCACGGCGGAGTTGGGGCGGCAGTACTACGAGATTGCCGTGGAGATGACGGCCAGACTGATCCGCACCATCGCTCTCTTGAACTCCATCTCGGAGGGCATAGGCCCTCAGATTCGACCGAAATGCGCCGCGGGACGGCGAGCGAGAGCCGGCACGCCGATGGTCGTTAGCCGGCTGCCGCGTCTGGATCCGACGCCAAGGGCGGCGTGCGGCTTGCTTTGCCCGCAACCAGAGCAGTCGCAACGCTTCCAATAG
- a CDS encoding ABC transporter ATP-binding protein — protein sequence MQTLTSSRTALLGRGLCHSFGARRVLRGADLDLHRGEMLAVVGVSGSGKSTLLYALAGLRRPQEGVVTWGEHANIWGLKEPDITLVRRATCGFVFQFPAFLDDLTVAANVAIPLVVSGTKTREARVQACAWLDRFGLGPLTGKYPSTLSSGELQRASIARALTMHPRIVCCDEPTGALDEKNSGSVVAELRRIAEEFDVGVLIVTHDPAVSAASDRVLRLERGRLIGQG from the coding sequence ATGCAGACACTAACGTCATCACGAACCGCCCTTTTGGGCCGAGGGCTATGTCACAGCTTTGGTGCTCGGCGCGTTCTGCGTGGGGCCGATCTAGATCTCCACCGGGGGGAAATGCTTGCTGTCGTGGGAGTCAGCGGATCGGGAAAGTCGACGCTCCTCTACGCTCTGGCCGGCTTGCGGCGACCGCAGGAAGGCGTAGTCACATGGGGAGAGCACGCCAACATCTGGGGTCTGAAAGAACCGGATATCACGCTGGTCCGCCGGGCGACCTGCGGGTTCGTCTTTCAGTTTCCGGCCTTTCTGGACGACCTGACGGTTGCCGCCAACGTGGCGATTCCGCTAGTCGTATCGGGAACGAAGACGCGTGAGGCGCGTGTGCAGGCGTGTGCCTGGCTCGACCGATTCGGCCTCGGCCCGTTGACCGGAAAGTACCCGTCAACGCTTTCGTCCGGAGAGTTGCAGCGTGCGTCGATCGCCCGAGCCTTGACGATGCACCCTAGAATCGTCTGTTGCGACGAGCCGACCGGCGCGCTGGACGAAAAAAACTCCGGGTCGGTCGTCGCCGAATTGCGACGGATCGCCGAGGAGTTTGATGTTGGCGTATTGATTGTCACCCATGACCCTGCGGTGTCGGCCGCGTCTGATCGCGTGCTTCGCCTAGAGCGGGGACGCCTGATCGGCCAGGGCTAA
- a CDS encoding class I SAM-dependent DNA methyltransferase, whose translation MDHRSELWRMADALRGSMDAAEYKHVVLGLIFLKYISDAFEERHAVVLAEWGEEAAEDEDEYIAENIFWVPPEARWSVLQAQAHQPSIGTVVDDAMVAIEQDNPALKDVLPKDYARPALDKTRLGQVIDMVSNVKVGGAQARATDVLGSVYEYFLEQFALAEGRKGGEFYTPRSVVRLLVEMLQPYEGRVYDPCCGSSGMFVQSVEFIDAHASGNGNGGRASSRISIYGQESNYTTWRMARMNLAIRGIEGQIAHGDSFHNDRHPDLRADYILANPPFNVSDWGGERMRDDPRWTYGIPPLRNANFAWVQHFLHHLAPRGIAGFVLANGSMSSNQSGEGQIRQNVIEARLVDCIVALPGQLFRSTQIPACLWFLRQGRGGAHGPGRDETLFIDARNLGHMVDRTRRDLSEEDIARVADTYHAWRGSGGEGEYADVPGFCKSAALDEIRRHGHVLTPGRYVGAEPQPDDGEPFEDTMARLTKQWREQQAEAARLDSAIEENLARLGFGASQEGNGL comes from the coding sequence ATGGACCACCGGTCCGAGTTGTGGCGCATGGCCGACGCCCTGCGCGGCAGCATGGACGCCGCCGAGTACAAGCACGTCGTCCTCGGCCTCATCTTTCTCAAGTACATCTCCGACGCCTTCGAGGAGCGCCACGCCGTGGTGCTCGCCGAGTGGGGTGAGGAAGCCGCCGAGGACGAGGACGAGTACATCGCCGAGAACATCTTCTGGGTGCCGCCTGAGGCGCGCTGGTCCGTCCTGCAAGCCCAGGCGCACCAGCCCAGCATCGGCACGGTCGTCGACGACGCGATGGTCGCCATCGAACAGGACAACCCAGCCCTCAAGGACGTGCTGCCCAAGGACTACGCCCGCCCCGCGCTCGACAAGACCCGCCTCGGCCAGGTGATCGACATGGTCAGCAACGTCAAGGTCGGCGGTGCCCAGGCCCGCGCCACCGACGTGCTCGGCAGTGTCTACGAATACTTCCTGGAGCAGTTCGCGCTGGCCGAGGGCCGCAAGGGCGGCGAGTTCTACACCCCGCGTTCCGTCGTCAGGCTGCTCGTCGAAATGCTCCAGCCCTACGAAGGCCGCGTCTACGACCCCTGCTGCGGCTCCTCGGGAATGTTCGTGCAGTCGGTAGAGTTTATCGACGCCCACGCCAGCGGCAACGGCAACGGCGGACGGGCATCGTCGAGAATCTCGATCTACGGCCAGGAGTCCAACTACACCACCTGGCGCATGGCCCGCATGAACTTGGCCATCCGGGGCATCGAAGGCCAGATCGCCCACGGCGACAGCTTCCACAACGACCGCCACCCCGACCTGCGGGCCGACTACATCCTCGCCAATCCTCCCTTCAACGTGTCGGACTGGGGCGGGGAGCGGATGCGGGACGACCCGCGGTGGACGTACGGCATACCGCCACTGCGCAACGCCAACTTCGCCTGGGTGCAACACTTCCTGCACCACTTGGCGCCCCGAGGCATCGCAGGCTTCGTCCTAGCCAACGGCTCCATGTCGTCCAATCAGTCGGGCGAAGGGCAGATCCGCCAGAACGTGATCGAGGCTCGCCTGGTGGACTGTATCGTCGCTCTGCCGGGCCAGCTATTCCGCTCCACCCAGATTCCTGCCTGTCTCTGGTTCCTTCGCCAGGGCCGCGGCGGGGCGCACGGACCTGGCAGGGATGAGACGCTGTTCATCGACGCCCGCAATCTGGGCCACATGGTGGATCGCACGCGCCGCGACCTATCGGAAGAAGATATCGCCCGCGTTGCCGACACCTACCACGCTTGGCGCGGCAGCGGGGGAGAGGGCGAGTACGCCGATGTCCCCGGCTTCTGCAAGAGTGCGGCGCTGGATGAGATTCGCCGGCACGGTCATGTCCTGACACCCGGCCGCTACGTCGGTGCCGAGCCGCAACCGGACGACGGCGAGCCCTTTGAGGATACGATGGCCCGGCTCACCAAGCAGTGGCGCGAACAGCAGGCGGAGGCCGCGAGACTCGACTCGGCCATTGAGGAGAACTTGGCACGGCTGGGGTTTGGTGCGAGCCAGGAGGGCAACGGCTTATGA